One segment of Gemmatimonadota bacterium DNA contains the following:
- a CDS encoding phosphodiester glycosidase family protein, which translates to MTYSRFVRLGGPWIVNVLTVDLRRPDLTLRHARAHDQLRTRERTSDMARRPQNPGDVVLAAVNADFFDLKTGENENNQVIDGEWWKGVKVTESPFGTFHNVHAQFGLDSANRPLIDRFVFEGSARTARAKFTLISLNGVVTGPEGTALFTYRAGANVPRDTIRPVTEAPLRFAARRGDTTVYVRQGPVRAVSGGEIPVQGAVLVGYGATAKDIAGVGEGETVYVSLHAAPLPPQTPLAQLAGGWPRILRDGVNIAANSATEEGTIARNAMARHPRTVVGFSRDSSTLYLVTVDGRSTKSVGMTTVELADLLLDIGAWQALNFDGGGSTAMWVQGTVVNSPTDPTGEREVGNALLLVQTRPRPPRVKR; encoded by the coding sequence GTGACCTACAGCCGGTTCGTGCGCCTCGGCGGGCCGTGGATTGTCAACGTGCTGACGGTGGATCTGCGCCGCCCCGATCTCACCCTGCGGCATGCGCGCGCGCACGATCAACTGCGCACCCGTGAGCGCACCTCCGACATGGCGCGTCGCCCGCAAAACCCCGGTGATGTGGTGCTCGCTGCCGTCAACGCCGATTTCTTTGACCTCAAAACGGGCGAGAACGAAAACAATCAAGTGATTGACGGTGAGTGGTGGAAAGGCGTGAAGGTCACCGAGTCTCCGTTCGGCACTTTTCATAACGTGCACGCACAGTTCGGCCTCGACTCCGCGAATCGCCCCTTGATCGACCGATTTGTTTTTGAAGGATCAGCCCGAACCGCACGCGCGAAGTTCACGCTCATTTCGCTCAACGGCGTGGTGACCGGTCCCGAGGGGACGGCACTTTTCACCTACCGTGCCGGCGCGAACGTGCCGCGTGACACCATCCGACCGGTGACCGAGGCGCCGTTGCGCTTCGCGGCGCGCCGTGGCGATACCACGGTCTACGTGCGTCAGGGCCCAGTTCGCGCGGTGTCCGGCGGGGAGATTCCGGTGCAGGGGGCGGTATTGGTGGGCTACGGTGCCACCGCCAAGGACATCGCCGGCGTCGGTGAAGGGGAGACGGTCTACGTGTCGCTTCATGCGGCCCCACTGCCCCCGCAAACCCCGCTAGCGCAGCTCGCGGGCGGCTGGCCGCGCATCCTCCGTGACGGCGTCAATATTGCCGCCAACTCCGCCACCGAAGAGGGCACCATCGCGCGAAACGCGATGGCCCGTCATCCACGTACGGTGGTTGGGTTTTCCCGAGATAGCTCAACCTTGTACCTTGTGACGGTGGATGGGCGCTCCACCAAGAGCGTGGGCATGACGACCGTCGAACTCGCCGATCTCCTGCTGGATATTGGCGCGTGGCAAGCGCTGAATTTTGACGGCGGCGGCTCAACCGCCATGTGGGTGCAGGGCACCGTGGTGAACTCGCCGACCGATCCGACCGGCGAGCGCGAAGTCGGTAATGCGCTCCTGCTCGTGCAAACTCGTCCCCGTCCCCCGAGGGTCAAGCGTTGA
- a CDS encoding M28 family peptidase, whose translation MTLSLRIVPRSAVRTPGAMRAVALSLALLGSPAAAHAQRAPALPALDSARLVADLSALSADSMEGRRVGTPGGARARAWLQRAIIRIGLVPAADSFAQPFSFSGRGGTATNGVNMVAIVRGTAHPDRYIVASAHYDHVGMRSPGVNGDTIYNGADDNASGTTALLAIAAWVKAHPPENSIIFAWFDGEESGERGARAFVEHPPVPLEKIMANVNLDMVGRNVKGELYAAGATPFPVMRPLVEATAKVAEVKLLLGHDSGVGQNNWTNQSDQGAFNDKKIPWVYFGVEDHPDYHKPSDEFSRIEPAFFVRAARTVADFVRRLDAGLDGVATARAAAKAP comes from the coding sequence ATGACCCTCTCCCTTCGAATCGTTCCGCGCTCAGCCGTGCGCACGCCGGGCGCCATGCGTGCTGTCGCCCTGAGCCTCGCCCTCCTCGGCTCCCCAGCCGCCGCCCACGCGCAGCGCGCGCCAGCACTTCCTGCGCTCGATTCTGCGCGCCTCGTGGCCGACCTCTCCGCGCTCTCTGCCGATTCCATGGAAGGGCGTCGCGTGGGCACTCCCGGCGGGGCTCGCGCCCGCGCCTGGCTCCAGCGTGCCATCATACGCATCGGATTGGTGCCCGCGGCGGACAGCTTTGCCCAGCCGTTTTCCTTCTCCGGCCGCGGTGGCACCGCGACCAACGGCGTGAATATGGTGGCGATCGTGCGCGGCACCGCTCATCCGGATCGCTACATCGTGGCGTCGGCGCACTATGATCACGTCGGCATGCGCTCGCCCGGCGTGAACGGCGATACCATCTACAACGGCGCGGACGACAACGCCTCCGGCACCACCGCGCTCCTCGCCATTGCAGCGTGGGTCAAGGCGCACCCGCCCGAGAACAGCATCATCTTCGCCTGGTTTGACGGCGAGGAATCCGGCGAACGCGGTGCGCGGGCGTTTGTGGAACATCCCCCCGTTCCGCTCGAGAAGATCATGGCCAACGTGAATCTCGACATGGTCGGGCGCAACGTGAAGGGCGAACTCTATGCGGCTGGCGCGACGCCCTTTCCTGTGATGCGACCGCTCGTCGAGGCCACGGCGAAGGTCGCTGAGGTGAAGCTCCTGCTCGGACACGACTCCGGTGTTGGGCAGAACAACTGGACGAATCAGTCGGACCAGGGCGCGTTCAACGACAAGAAAATCCCGTGGGTTTACTTTGGCGTCGAGGATCACCCGGACTATCACAAGCCGAGTGATGAGTTCTCCCGAATCGAGCCGGCATTTTTTGTGCGGGCGGCGCGCACCGTGGCGGACTTTGTGCGGCGGCTCGACGCGGGGCTTGATGGCGTAGCCACCGCGCGCGCCGCGGCAAAGGCGCCCTAA
- a CDS encoding response regulator transcription factor, whose product MTAQAPIRVLVVDDHAMLREGIRHVLAGAAFDVIGEAASGVEAVQQAALLKPDVVVLDISMPGGSGLHAVPEILERTPGVHILMLSVHEDLEYVLESVRAGAHGYLRKDSSPEELRTAVTTVHGGEAYFSPQVATQLADAVRTGASTETVARAPRATDVLTGREHEILVHIAQGKTNREIGGELGISTRTVEAHRDSLMRKLGIRTVAGLTRLALEQGLL is encoded by the coding sequence GTGACCGCACAGGCTCCGATTCGCGTGTTGGTGGTGGATGACCACGCGATGTTGCGCGAGGGGATTCGCCATGTGCTGGCCGGCGCCGCCTTTGATGTGATCGGCGAGGCCGCGAGCGGCGTTGAGGCCGTGCAGCAGGCCGCACTGTTGAAGCCCGATGTAGTAGTGCTCGACATTTCGATGCCCGGCGGCTCCGGCCTGCATGCGGTGCCGGAGATTCTGGAACGGACGCCTGGCGTCCACATTCTGATGCTGTCGGTGCATGAAGACTTGGAATACGTCTTGGAGAGCGTCCGCGCTGGTGCGCACGGCTATTTGCGCAAAGACAGCAGCCCCGAGGAACTGCGCACGGCGGTGACGACGGTGCACGGCGGCGAGGCGTATTTCTCGCCGCAGGTGGCGACCCAGCTGGCTGACGCGGTTCGGACGGGCGCGTCCACGGAGACGGTGGCACGCGCACCGCGGGCGACCGATGTGCTGACGGGGCGCGAGCATGAGATTCTCGTGCACATCGCGCAGGGAAAGACCAATCGCGAGATTGGCGGCGAACTGGGCATCAGCACCCGCACCGTGGAGGCGCACCGCGACTCGCTCATGCGGAAGCTCGGCATTCGAACGGTGGCCGGGCTGACGCGACTCGCGCTCGAGCAGGGGCTGCTCTAG
- a CDS encoding TonB-dependent receptor, translating into MIRNSFTRAATAAVTLALPLALFAQQGPANKANTDSTTSRARALQAVTVTATRQKTNVHDVPTPVSVIDSASLREKQPNTAADLLREMPGTDVIGVGTNQQRPSIRGQRGQRILLLEDGLRLNNARRQQDFGELPALVDVSTVDRVEVVRGPASVLYGSDAIGGVINLITRTPSFAGASGLSGRAGYRFGSAGDQSRTEAMLLGHNDHWAFELNGAARVAGNYDAPAGSFGKVTLKSNTTMLDGGVRDHNVRGQLGWRGEKGAGAFLRAEQYAADDAGFGYVPPSILGGDPTQIRIRYPHQNFQKLTTGWQSGSVQSALFDRVDVLAYGSRNKRDLAQDILVPAGPNATIGISTANFTDLATVGGRVEATKVLSRAVLTYGVDFFNDRSEGTDSSLTTIIGFGPTMKIASNKPQVPNASLTSYGVFVQANTQLTDRLAIIAGGRFQDVTSNPRETPGRTVSVTNHNNSTTVYAVNSIYRATDDVSLVASVGRGFRWPNLVERYFDGPTPEGSAYQVAAPDLQPETSVNFDLGAKVRMAGMNLEAFIFQSKITDGIQTVPTGAKQSGLPVYQNTNVAALRTDGAEIAADVPLGNGMTAGVNWSTVKTKNVLNPTVPVGDTYSQKLNLSLGWRSVSGRFWGEYAVRHNGEQKDIQVGASAIGPVLPAFTTQLLRAGVRGWAVGNVRQDLSLTVNNVTNVLYAEAANSTFFRPEPGRSVMLSVVTSF; encoded by the coding sequence ATGATTCGGAACTCCTTCACACGCGCCGCGACTGCGGCCGTGACGCTCGCCCTCCCGCTCGCACTGTTCGCGCAGCAGGGACCGGCGAATAAAGCCAACACCGATTCGACCACGTCGCGGGCGCGTGCCCTGCAGGCCGTGACCGTGACCGCCACGCGACAGAAAACAAATGTCCACGACGTGCCCACGCCGGTCAGCGTGATTGACAGCGCGAGCCTCCGTGAAAAACAGCCCAATACCGCGGCCGACTTGCTGCGCGAAATGCCGGGCACCGACGTGATCGGTGTCGGCACGAATCAGCAGCGACCGAGCATTCGCGGCCAGCGCGGTCAGCGCATTCTGCTTCTCGAAGATGGCCTTCGCCTGAACAACGCGCGTCGCCAGCAGGATTTCGGCGAACTGCCGGCGTTGGTCGACGTATCGACGGTGGATCGTGTGGAAGTCGTCCGCGGCCCGGCCTCGGTGTTGTACGGTTCCGACGCCATCGGCGGCGTGATCAACCTCATTACCCGCACCCCGTCGTTTGCCGGAGCCTCTGGGCTCTCGGGGCGCGCGGGCTACCGTTTCGGCAGCGCGGGCGATCAGAGCCGCACCGAAGCGATGTTGCTCGGCCACAACGATCACTGGGCCTTTGAACTCAACGGCGCGGCGCGCGTCGCCGGAAACTACGACGCGCCGGCCGGTTCCTTTGGCAAAGTGACGCTCAAGTCCAACACGACGATGCTCGACGGTGGCGTGCGCGACCACAACGTGCGTGGGCAACTGGGCTGGCGCGGCGAGAAGGGCGCTGGTGCGTTTCTGCGTGCTGAGCAGTACGCCGCTGATGACGCCGGTTTTGGCTACGTGCCGCCGAGCATTCTTGGCGGCGATCCAACGCAGATTCGCATTCGCTACCCCCATCAGAACTTCCAAAAGCTCACCACCGGTTGGCAGTCGGGCTCGGTGCAGAGCGCGCTGTTTGACCGCGTCGATGTGCTCGCGTACGGATCGCGCAACAAGCGTGACCTCGCTCAAGACATTCTGGTCCCGGCCGGTCCGAATGCCACCATCGGCATCTCAACCGCCAACTTCACCGACCTCGCCACAGTGGGCGGTCGCGTGGAGGCCACAAAAGTGCTGTCGCGTGCGGTGCTCACGTACGGCGTGGATTTCTTCAACGATCGGAGCGAAGGCACCGATTCGAGCCTGACGACCATCATTGGGTTCGGCCCGACGATGAAAATTGCGAGCAACAAGCCGCAGGTGCCGAACGCCTCGCTGACGAGCTACGGCGTGTTCGTTCAGGCGAATACGCAGCTGACCGACCGCCTCGCGATCATCGCTGGCGGGCGCTTTCAGGACGTGACGAGCAACCCGCGTGAAACGCCGGGGCGCACCGTGAGCGTCACCAATCACAACAACAGCACGACCGTGTACGCCGTGAATAGCATCTATCGCGCCACCGACGATGTGTCGCTGGTGGCGAGCGTGGGACGCGGCTTCCGTTGGCCGAACCTCGTGGAACGTTACTTCGATGGTCCGACGCCGGAAGGGTCGGCGTACCAGGTCGCCGCGCCGGATCTGCAGCCGGAAACGAGCGTCAACTTTGACCTCGGTGCCAAAGTGCGCATGGCGGGCATGAACCTCGAAGCGTTCATTTTCCAGAGCAAGATCACCGACGGCATTCAGACCGTACCAACCGGCGCCAAGCAGAGTGGGCTGCCCGTCTACCAGAACACGAACGTAGCCGCGCTCCGGACCGACGGCGCCGAGATCGCCGCGGACGTACCGTTGGGCAATGGTATGACGGCGGGCGTGAACTGGTCGACCGTCAAGACCAAGAACGTGCTCAACCCGACCGTGCCGGTGGGCGACACCTATTCGCAGAAGCTGAATCTGTCACTGGGCTGGCGCAGTGTGAGCGGCCGCTTCTGGGGAGAGTACGCCGTGCGTCACAACGGCGAACAGAAAGACATTCAGGTTGGTGCCAGTGCGATCGGGCCGGTGTTGCCGGCCTTCACGACGCAGCTCCTGCGCGCGGGCGTTCGCGGCTGGGCGGTGGGCAATGTCCGTCAGGACCTGTCGCTCACCGTGAACAACGTGACCAACGTGCTATACGCCGAGGCGGCGAACTCGACGTTCTTCCGTCCGGAGCCGGGTCGATCGGTGATGTTGTCGGTCGTCACGTCGTTCTAA
- a CDS encoding glutathionylspermidine synthase family protein — translation MKRLSCSPRLDWQKKVEARGLSWHTPDEIPYWAEGTYYTFDADEIERIERATNDLHARCLEAVQHVIDEKRYAELRIPEAAVPLIERSWKEEPPSVFGRFDLAYDGVSPPKMLEYNADTPTSLLEAAVIQWDWLHDVFAGKDQFNSIHERLVELWRSFGPYLPTPGPEGHIVHFAAMDDREDGMTVGYLADTASHAGFGTRLVSIADIGWNATDREFRGGNDEKIATLFKLYPWEWMLSEQFGEFVTQSDTMFIEPPWKMILSNKGILPILWELFPDSPYLVPAYFDEPRDMFEWVKKPLFSREGANVTVHTMQDHLEGHGNYGSEGFVFQQLAPIQVFDGVRPVIGSWIIGQEAAGMGIRESDGWVTGNTSRFVPHFFTA, via the coding sequence ATGAAACGACTGTCTTGCTCGCCGCGCCTCGACTGGCAGAAAAAAGTTGAGGCCCGCGGACTCTCGTGGCACACGCCGGACGAGATTCCCTATTGGGCTGAGGGCACGTACTACACGTTCGATGCCGATGAAATCGAACGCATCGAGCGCGCGACCAACGACCTGCACGCCCGCTGCCTCGAAGCGGTGCAGCATGTGATCGACGAAAAACGCTACGCCGAGCTGCGCATTCCTGAGGCGGCGGTGCCGCTGATTGAGCGGAGTTGGAAAGAAGAGCCGCCCTCGGTCTTCGGCCGCTTTGATCTGGCCTACGATGGCGTGAGTCCGCCGAAGATGCTCGAGTATAATGCCGATACGCCGACGTCGCTGCTCGAGGCGGCCGTTATTCAATGGGACTGGCTGCACGACGTGTTCGCCGGCAAAGATCAGTTCAACTCGATTCACGAACGACTCGTGGAGCTGTGGCGATCGTTCGGCCCCTATCTGCCGACGCCGGGACCTGAGGGGCACATCGTACACTTTGCCGCCATGGACGATCGCGAAGATGGCATGACCGTTGGCTATCTCGCCGACACGGCCTCGCACGCGGGGTTCGGCACGCGGCTCGTCAGCATCGCCGACATTGGTTGGAACGCCACGGACCGCGAGTTCCGCGGTGGGAACGACGAAAAAATCGCGACGCTCTTCAAACTCTACCCGTGGGAGTGGATGCTCTCGGAACAGTTCGGCGAATTTGTGACGCAGAGCGACACGATGTTTATTGAGCCGCCCTGGAAAATGATTCTCTCCAACAAGGGAATTCTTCCCATTCTCTGGGAACTCTTTCCCGACTCACCGTATCTCGTCCCCGCGTACTTCGACGAACCACGAGACATGTTCGAATGGGTGAAGAAGCCACTGTTCTCGCGCGAAGGCGCGAACGTGACCGTGCATACGATGCAGGACCACCTCGAAGGACACGGCAACTACGGCTCCGAGGGCTTTGTGTTCCAGCAGCTCGCTCCGATTCAAGTGTTCGACGGCGTGCGCCCGGTGATAGGGAGTTGGATAATTGGACAAGAAGCCGCTGGAATGGGGATTCGTGAATCGGACGGCTGGGTGACGGGCAACACCTCGCGGTTCGTGCCGCACTTCTTTACGGCATAG
- a CDS encoding sensor histidine kinase, with amino-acid sequence MIQTAPASLASEFSAALLQATITAALSLQCFVLWRRYQQKYFAWWALAFALFLARILVIVVFLETNNRAWLFWHQVITGETALALLWAAVVFAHATTWKRRYYAVVAFPLAWSYVAVIRLESFNLAAIPAVLFLSAATLWTGAVLLRHRRAETRGASTLLGWTFLLWGLHHLDYPVLRARGAWNPWGYYIDILFLLGVGAGILLLVNADLATRLHGRTVELARLSRRMVQQHEEERRRLSLELHDETAQIFTAVKMQLGVVRERVEPALAAQVARALELVDEGMRGIRAVTNDLRPSLLDDLGLVPALRSMVADFSERRGVRATLDTPEHMPPLSEEAELALYRALQEALSNVARHAPDAPVHAALTVRDGRVQLQIADSGPGFAGERALAKAEADGHLGLAGMRERITALGGDVLVDSAPGRGVTITIRIPVTEGVDA; translated from the coding sequence GTGATACAAACCGCACCCGCGTCGCTGGCGAGCGAATTTTCCGCTGCGCTCCTGCAGGCTACCATCACGGCGGCGCTGTCGCTGCAGTGCTTTGTGCTCTGGCGCCGCTACCAGCAGAAGTATTTTGCGTGGTGGGCGCTGGCCTTCGCGTTGTTCCTGGCGCGCATCTTGGTGATCGTGGTGTTTCTCGAGACCAACAATCGCGCGTGGCTCTTTTGGCACCAAGTGATCACCGGCGAAACGGCACTCGCACTGTTGTGGGCCGCGGTGGTGTTCGCGCATGCCACCACGTGGAAGCGACGGTACTACGCGGTGGTCGCCTTTCCGCTCGCGTGGAGCTACGTGGCCGTCATTCGGCTGGAGAGCTTCAACCTCGCTGCGATTCCGGCTGTGCTCTTTCTCTCGGCGGCAACGCTCTGGACCGGCGCGGTGCTGCTGCGCCACCGGCGCGCGGAAACGCGGGGCGCCAGCACACTGCTCGGCTGGACGTTTTTGCTGTGGGGGCTCCATCACCTGGATTATCCGGTGCTGCGCGCGCGCGGTGCGTGGAATCCGTGGGGCTATTACATCGACATTCTGTTTTTGCTCGGCGTCGGCGCGGGGATTCTCTTGCTCGTGAACGCAGATCTCGCCACGCGCCTGCACGGACGCACGGTGGAGTTAGCGCGGCTCTCGCGCCGCATGGTGCAGCAACACGAGGAGGAACGTCGCCGCCTGTCGCTGGAGTTGCACGACGAAACGGCGCAGATCTTTACCGCCGTGAAGATGCAGCTTGGTGTGGTGCGCGAACGCGTAGAGCCGGCGCTTGCCGCGCAGGTGGCGCGTGCCCTGGAGTTGGTGGATGAGGGAATGCGCGGCATTCGCGCGGTGACGAACGATCTGCGGCCATCGTTGCTCGACGACCTTGGGCTTGTGCCGGCGCTACGTTCGATGGTGGCAGACTTCAGCGAACGCCGCGGCGTCCGTGCCACGCTCGACACGCCCGAGCACATGCCACCGCTGAGCGAAGAAGCCGAGCTGGCGCTGTACCGCGCGCTGCAGGAAGCGCTGTCCAATGTGGCGCGCCACGCACCGGACGCCCCCGTCCATGCGGCACTCACCGTGCGCGACGGCCGTGTACAGTTGCAGATTGCAGATAGTGGCCCCGGCTTTGCAGGCGAGCGTGCGCTCGCCAAGGCCGAAGCAGACGGCCATCTCGGTTTGGCTGGAATGCGCGAACGCATCACCGCTTTGGGCGGCGATGTGCTGGTGGATTCCGCACCGGGCCGTGGCGTGACAATCACTATTCGTATTCCCGTGACCGAAGGAGTGGACGCGTGA
- a CDS encoding glycosyl hydrolase — MSVFRVARLTVILATIGAAGAPVRPLAAQQRTPVAVGYDSSLFRALQWRNVGPFRGGRANAVAGVAAQPYVYYAGYTGGGVWKTDDAGHTWRNISDGFFRTSSIGAIAVAESDVNVLYVGTGEHAIRGQSSSFGDGVYKSTDAGKTWKHVGLAATKQISQVRIHPQNPDVVYVAAQGDRWKGTADRGIYRSTDGGKSWTLVLKGDNATSGASDLSMDATNPRILYAAFWDHQRLPWQVRSGGPGSGLWKSTDGGDTWKRLTGGGLPALMGKIGVAVSPANPERVYAIIEAEKSGMYRSDDAGATWKLLSEQRDLVTRSWYYMNVTADPQNENVVYAINAPIMKSIDGGATFTTLNSLHGDNHQLWVNPRDSRYMVNANDGGAAITLDGAKSWSTQDNQPTAQFYHVIVDDVYPYRLYSGQQDNTSVIIKSRTDGFGITPADWTEGPGCESANIGVDRKTPRYVYGGCYQGILDELDSQTGLRRQIMPWPELNLTEPSDQTRYRFNWTSPAVVSRHSANVVYHGGNVLFRSPDRGRTWTPISPDLTRNDKSTQGVGGVPFTNEGAGGEVYGAIVTIAESPHEANTIYVGTDDGLVQLTRDGGKTWTNVTPAGLAVGLSNELEVSPHDPATVYLAYRLDRRGDYAPYAMKSTDYGKTWTRINTGLRDGEPVRVIREDPERRGLLYAGTETGAYLSFDAGAHWQSFSQNLPVTPVTGLEVRHGNLYASTEGRAFWALDDLSPVRQLSEEIAKRDVHLFTPRQALLVPGGVMPMPGIGKNPAPGATVYFSLAKAPDSSATTTLEFLDARGVVLRKYAKAAAAPPVKGRGRSDSPAFSPKAGLNAFQWDIRSEAPTALPGNITVWGGGTSGYQLPPGRYQVRLTIGTSVQTQSFDVRADPRSTATAAEVAARDSLSRAVHARLTDIHDALLRVRDIKEQVNAFVDRAKDAPTAKVIAEKGNAIAGTSDALDPRLSTKAANGQDVINYRNGMNAQYAFLLGNIEGNDALTQPMRERFVELEKKWAALRAEIDRLENTDVAAFNKLLQEAQIQGVIVPKPKVAM; from the coding sequence GTGTCCGTGTTCCGCGTCGCCCGACTCACTGTCATTCTCGCCACTATTGGCGCCGCTGGCGCCCCGGTGCGGCCGCTTGCTGCACAGCAACGCACGCCGGTAGCCGTGGGCTATGACTCGTCGCTCTTTCGCGCGCTCCAGTGGCGCAACGTCGGTCCGTTCCGCGGCGGTCGCGCGAATGCTGTTGCTGGCGTAGCCGCGCAGCCCTACGTGTACTACGCGGGTTACACGGGAGGTGGCGTTTGGAAGACCGATGACGCCGGCCACACGTGGCGCAACATTTCCGACGGATTCTTCCGCACGAGCTCGATTGGCGCGATTGCCGTGGCGGAGTCGGATGTGAACGTGCTGTATGTCGGCACGGGAGAGCACGCGATTCGCGGACAGTCGTCGAGCTTCGGCGACGGGGTATACAAGAGCACCGATGCGGGCAAAACGTGGAAGCACGTGGGCCTCGCGGCAACCAAGCAGATCTCGCAGGTACGCATTCATCCGCAAAACCCAGATGTGGTGTACGTGGCCGCGCAGGGGGACCGCTGGAAGGGGACGGCGGACCGCGGCATTTATCGCTCCACCGATGGCGGCAAGTCGTGGACGCTCGTGCTCAAGGGCGATAACGCCACGAGTGGCGCGAGTGATCTGTCGATGGACGCCACCAACCCGCGCATTCTCTACGCCGCCTTTTGGGATCACCAGCGTCTGCCGTGGCAGGTGCGCTCGGGCGGCCCAGGAAGCGGGCTCTGGAAGAGCACCGACGGCGGCGACACTTGGAAGCGGCTCACCGGCGGCGGGTTGCCCGCATTGATGGGCAAGATTGGCGTGGCGGTCTCGCCGGCGAATCCGGAACGTGTGTACGCGATTATCGAAGCCGAGAAGAGCGGCATGTACCGGTCCGACGATGCGGGCGCCACGTGGAAGTTGCTCTCGGAACAGCGCGATCTCGTCACGCGCAGCTGGTACTACATGAACGTGACGGCCGATCCGCAGAACGAAAACGTGGTCTACGCCATCAACGCGCCGATCATGAAGTCGATTGACGGCGGCGCAACCTTCACAACGCTCAACTCACTCCACGGCGACAACCACCAGTTGTGGGTGAACCCGCGCGACTCGCGCTACATGGTGAACGCCAACGACGGCGGCGCTGCCATCACGCTTGACGGCGCGAAAAGCTGGAGCACACAGGACAACCAACCGACGGCGCAGTTTTATCATGTGATCGTCGACGACGTCTACCCGTACCGGCTTTATAGCGGCCAGCAGGACAATACGTCCGTCATCATCAAGAGCCGCACCGACGGATTTGGCATCACGCCGGCCGATTGGACCGAAGGCCCCGGCTGCGAAAGCGCGAACATTGGCGTCGATCGCAAGACGCCGCGGTATGTATACGGCGGATGCTATCAGGGCATTCTCGACGAGTTGGATTCACAGACGGGGCTCCGCCGGCAGATCATGCCGTGGCCCGAGCTCAACCTCACTGAGCCGAGCGACCAGACGCGGTATCGGTTCAACTGGACGTCGCCGGCGGTGGTGTCGCGACACAGTGCGAACGTGGTGTATCACGGCGGCAACGTGCTGTTCCGTTCGCCGGACCGCGGTCGTACCTGGACACCCATCTCCCCCGACCTCACGCGCAACGACAAGAGCACCCAGGGTGTGGGCGGTGTGCCGTTCACCAACGAAGGCGCGGGCGGCGAAGTGTACGGCGCCATTGTGACCATCGCCGAATCGCCGCACGAGGCGAACACGATCTACGTGGGCACCGACGATGGACTCGTGCAGCTCACGCGCGACGGCGGCAAGACGTGGACCAATGTCACGCCCGCTGGGCTGGCTGTTGGTCTCTCGAACGAACTCGAGGTCTCGCCGCATGACCCAGCGACCGTCTACCTCGCGTACCGCTTAGATCGTCGCGGCGATTACGCGCCCTACGCCATGAAATCCACCGACTACGGCAAGACGTGGACGCGCATCAACACCGGACTGCGTGACGGCGAGCCCGTTCGTGTGATTCGCGAAGACCCCGAACGACGCGGCTTGCTCTACGCAGGCACGGAAACCGGCGCGTACCTCTCGTTTGATGCAGGGGCGCATTGGCAGTCGTTCTCGCAGAACCTGCCGGTGACGCCGGTGACGGGGCTGGAAGTGCGCCACGGCAACTTGTACGCCTCCACCGAAGGGCGCGCCTTCTGGGCGCTCGACGACCTGAGTCCCGTGCGTCAGCTCAGCGAAGAGATTGCCAAGCGCGACGTGCATCTCTTTACGCCGCGCCAGGCGTTGCTGGTGCCGGGCGGCGTGATGCCGATGCCTGGCATCGGCAAGAATCCCGCACCAGGGGCGACCGTCTATTTCTCGCTCGCCAAGGCGCCGGACTCATCCGCGACCACAACGCTTGAGTTCCTCGATGCGCGCGGCGTGGTACTGCGCAAATACGCCAAGGCCGCCGCCGCGCCGCCGGTGAAGGGACGCGGCCGCAGCGACAGCCCTGCGTTCAGTCCCAAGGCGGGACTCAACGCCTTCCAGTGGGATATTCGCAGCGAAGCACCCACGGCACTGCCCGGCAACATCACCGTGTGGGGCGGCGGCACGTCGGGCTATCAGTTGCCGCCGGGCCGTTATCAGGTTCGCCTGACCATCGGCACCTCGGTGCAGACGCAATCGTTCGACGTGCGCGCAGACCCGCGCTCGACCGCGACCGCCGCCGAGGTCGCGGCTCGTGACTCACTCTCCCGCGCCGTGCATGCGCGGTTGACCGACATTCACGACGCCCTTCTCCGAGTGCGGGACATCAAGGAGCAGGTCAATGCCTTCGTGGATCGCGCGAAGGACGCACCGACCGCCAAGGTCATCGCCGAAAAGGGCAATGCAATCGCTGGCACCTCTGACGCTCTCGACCCGCGCCTCTCCACCAAAGCGGCCAACGGGCAAGACGTGATCAACTACCGTAACGGCATGAACGCACAATACGCCTTCCTCCTCGGCAACATCGAAGGCAACGACGCGCTCACCCAGCCGATGCGCGAGCGCTTTGTGGAACTCGAAAAGAAGTGGGCGGCGTTACGGGCGGAAATTGATCGACTGGAAAACACCGACGTGGCCGCGTTCAACAAGCTGCTACAAGAGGCGCAGATCCAAGGCGTGATTGTGCCGAAGCCCAAGGTCGCGATGTAG